The following are encoded in a window of Alosa sapidissima isolate fAloSap1 chromosome 10, fAloSap1.pri, whole genome shotgun sequence genomic DNA:
- the LOC121720889 gene encoding basic helix-loop-helix transcription factor scleraxis-like — MSFAMMRPSAGHLLCSELGTLSGDEENSSEDSHSDHKSFCLDAASLGGLKATSRKRKLGCRPTQTGDARAFVAEYRQRNAANARERDRTNSVNTAFTALRTLIPTEPADRKLSKIETLRLASSYISHLGNVLLLGEASADGQPCNRSPSGLHRTPRGHTRNAPPSPDTENSQPKQICTFCLSNQRRMNKDRDRKSAIRN, encoded by the coding sequence ATGTCTTTTGCCATGATGCGGCCAAGCGCCGGACACCTCCTGTGCTCGGAGCTGGGCACCCTGTCAGGGGACGAGGAGAACAGCAGCGAGGACTCACACTCTGACCACAAGTCCTTCTGTCTGGATGCGGCCAGCCTGGGAGGCCTGAAGGCCACATCCAGGAAGCGCAAGCTAGGCTGTCGGCCGACCCAGACGGGCGACGCACGCGCATTTGTGGCTGAGTACCGCCAGCGGAACGCGGCGAACGCTCGAGAGCGCGACCGCACCAACAGCGTGAACACGGCCTTCACGGCGCTGCGGACACTCATCCCCACCGAGCCGGCCGACCGCAAGCTGTCCAAGATCGAGACTCTGCGCCTGGCGTCCAGCTACATCTCCCACCTGGGTAACGTGTTGCTGCTGGGGGAGGCCAGCGCCGACGGGCAGCCCTGCAACCGCTCACCCTCTGGCCTCCACCGGACCCCACGGGGCCACACGCGCAACGCCCCCCCCAGCCCCGACACCGAGAACTCACAGCCCAAACAGATCTGCACCTTCTGTCTCAGCAACCAGCGCAGAATG